The sequence below is a genomic window from Lolium perenne isolate Kyuss_39 chromosome 4, Kyuss_2.0, whole genome shotgun sequence.
CGGGGGGAGCGCGATGCCGCTCTTCTGTCCGATACTCACCCGCGACAACTACACTGTCTGGGCGATCAAGGTCGAGGCCAACCTCGACGTGCAGGGCGTCTGGGAGGCGGTGGTTCCGGAAGACTCGACGGTGGCGGTCGATCCGGAGAAGAACAAGAGGGCGAGGGCATACCTGCTCGGCGCGCTCTCGGAGGACATTCTCCTGCAGGTGTCGTCGAAGAAGATGGCGGCGGCGATCTGGGAGTGCCTCAAGGCGCGGTTCGTCGGCGCGGATCGCGTCAAGGCAGCTCGGCTGTCGACGCTCCGCGGCGAGTTCGATCGGCTGATCATGGCGGACGGCGAGGAGCTAGACATCTACGCTGGCAAGATCGGCTGCATGGCCACCAAGTTTGCAAGCCTCGGCGGGACGCTGAGCGACGCCCAGATGGTGAAGAAGCTGCTCGACACCGTTCCGGACTCGCTGTTCGCGGCAGTGGCCGGCATCGAGCAGTTCTGCGACGTCGAGACCATCTGCTTCGACGACGTGCTCGGGCGTCTCAAGGCGTTCCAGGAGCGGACGGAGCGGCGCAAGGCGGCTGTTGGCGGAGAGCGTCGTGGCGACCAGCTGCTGCTCACGGCCGCTCAATGGGAGGCACGACGACGTCAGCGCGGCCGTGGCCACGACCACAACGACATCAGGAGCAGCGTGGACTCAGGCGCGAGGGGACGGCGCGGCAAGTGCTTTGGGCTGTGGCGTTCGCGGCCACTTTTCCCGTGACTGCCCCGAGCCCAGGAAGGAGAAGGCGTTTCTCGCCAACGTCGACTACGAGCCGTCGTTGTACTAGGTTGTGACTTGGGGGGAGATAAGCCATTTCGTGCGGTGTCGACGACCAGCGTGTTCGTGCGCGTCTAGGTTGTACATGGCCGTGGCAGGAGTGCCCAGCTTGTCGTGCGTCAGAGAGCGTTGGTGATCTGTTGAAGGCCTGCGGCGTTGTGCGCGTTGGAGCGTGTTGTGCGTGCGGCCGGTATGTGCGGATCAAGCAGCCAAGTGCGCGTCTCAAgatgaagacgaggaagaagatgacaagaTTAGGGGGGTGATTGTTGGAAATAATCTTGTAGTTGCTTAGTAGTTAAGCTAGCAGCACTAGTTCAGTTTGGGTTTTGCTTGTAGCAGCAAAACGCCATCTAGACATTAGCTGTACTTGGTCGGCCACTGTAGCAGGTCGGCCACTGTAGCAGGTCGGTCACTGTAGCAGGTTAGTTACTGTACTAGGTCGGTCACTGTAGCACCGACCTGAAAACCTCTATATAAGAGGCACCCTATGTGAAGCAATAGAGAGAGAAAAAATGTAGCAGTCTAGAGCTGCACCAAGCTACTTGTGTCCACTTTCAATTTGAGTTGAGAGTGTGTGTGTCCAAGTGCAAAGAGTGAGTAGCAGCAACTCTTAATAGTAGCTTTCAATAAATATATTAGGATGAAATGAAAAGTCAATGATAAAGACAAGCACAATCCATTGTACAGTTCCAGACCAATCGCTTCCATCTCTGGCTCCAAGTATATCAGTTGGATGAAGGAGTAGATGTACGATGCAGCCATATCAAGTTTCAAGAAGAACTCTTTAACTTAAGTTTGGATTCCTTTCCACTTCTTTAAAAAAATCTCTTATGTATATACTTAAGATTGCAGGCTCCAGATTCAAACACAACAATACAATCATTCAATTTACGCAACAACACATGTGCAAGAGACATAAGTAGAGGGAATTCATTCTGTTAGATGAAGGTACATACCGCGCCTTGACTCATTTCCCTTGGTGCTGAGTTGAGCTCTCTGCaccggagctttcttcttccaagAGAGCGCCTAGATGCTGCAAACGAAATGGTTCTTAGACAGAATTCCAACTGAGGGCAGAAATGGGGACCGGTATGATCTTTGGGTTGGTGACTCATGAGTCAGGACCAGCTAGCTGCCTCTCTTTCTTATACACTCAGAAGCTCAATGTGAATTTGTATACTTTCTAGGACTCATCCGGGTTCAGAACAGTCCCATTATTTACTCCTTTCTTGTTAATTATCTTGATTGGAGCATGGAGAGACGACTGAGTTGAGAAGATACAACCAAACTTAGCAATTGGGTACATGACCAGATGCCTATGATCTTTTTCAATATCATGTGGACATTGTTTAGTGGTCAATGGATAGTCTTTTAGTATCTCGTGTCTAATTGTATTCTCTGTCCATGTATTGGATCAGCTTGGGATTTCTTGGTAGTTGTTTAATCTTGTGATGCTCGGCAAATGAAGAAAACAGGACCGTGGACTAACAACTAGTGGGTTCACTTGAAAGGTAAATGAATCTATCATGTCTAAATAGGCACCGGAAATGAATTCACACACTAGTTTACAACTTTAACTTTTGACTAAACCTACCGGTGAATTTCGACTGCTTTTGCATGCCAAATAGCAAAGTCTGGGTGCTACGATCAGGGGATACCATTTGATTTAGCGGCCTTCCTTGAGCTTTGCCGCTACTTGGTAGAAGTTCTGCTGCTGACATGAGTGGTAACTGCAACAGCCATAATAACACGGGTTGGCGCATCGCTCGTTTCCATGGAATCCCAACACTGTTGCCCTGCCTTCCACGCCGTGGCCGTTAACTTTCATTGAGCAGAAAGTACAATTGACCATCCAAGAAGATTCACATGTAAGAGAAAGAATTATACTTACTACTGTTCTTCCCAGAACCTGTCACACAACCGCTGTTCCGTCGGAATGGAGAGCGCGTTGATGCTGTCGGGTTGGATGCGTCAGCCTGGAACCAAATGAAAACTGTCAGATGATTTGCTGATGGAGAAGTGTATGCAACCTGCTCAACCTTTGACAGCACTTCATCAGCTCAGAACTCTGCAGACACCACTGCAGAGGTAACAGGCAACTGAGGTATGCCATCATGGCATCATACATGGAGACGGTGTCGTGATGGGGGCGGCGCTCCACTGGAAGGCGGGTAAGACGTGGACACGCACGGCGGCCGCGCTGGGGGACGGCGACGGCATGTTCTGCTGTGTGCCGACGATACAAACCACGTACGTGCCGGTGCCGGAGCGTGGCAGGCGCGGAGGCTGCAGGATGCGGCGCCGGGCATCAACGCCCGACGATGTCGTGTCGGTGTGGGAGGGGCGCGGCGCCGCCACGTCCGCCCACCTTACGCCAGCATCCGCCGCCTCATTGGCAGTCCTTGCCGTCGGTTTCTTgatcgcgcgcgcgcgcgcgggaCCGGACCCGCTGCTCCTCAATTGAAAAGCCGGCCTTTGCATCACGGCGCGCGGCTTCGGCCGTGGAGTGGGTTGTCGGCCGCGACGTCGAGATTCGGAGGTCGCGGGATTCATAGAGGAGAACGGGAGCTCGGGCGGCATGGCTAGCGCTAGGGTGCGTCGCCGAGAAACCGGCAGTGGAGTCAGTCTCTGCGGCTAGCGGTCGCCGGGAGCGGAAAGGGGATCCGTATGTGTATGTGTCATGTGTGTCGCTTTTTGTTTTTTTCTAATTTTATTTCCTAGTACATATGTAAAGAGCTAATGCTTCAAAATAAAGGTCTCACACTAAACCCAATATAACACTTTAGCACATTGATTGACCTATATACGATCTTTAACCCTCGATTTTTACCAGATAGTATAAATAGTTTGTTGTATTTTGTCTTGCAAGATATTCCCATTTCATATTTATGTATACTAAT
It includes:
- the LOC127349410 gene encoding uncharacterized protein isoform X2, with the translated sequence MSAAELLPSSGKAQGRPLNQMVSPDRSTQTLLFGMQKQSKFTASRRSLGRRKLRCRELNSAPREMSQGAVHLLSVQKLQRKHIYLWHVVATHKCIMLIDTRLMIMVRRGTEGSKFGIPL
- the LOC127349410 gene encoding uncharacterized protein isoform X1, whose amino-acid sequence is MRQPVLLWLLQLPLMSAAELLPSSGKAQGRPLNQMVSPDRSTQTLLFGMQKQSKFTASRRSLGRRKLRCRELNSAPREMSQGAVHLLSVQKLQRKHIYLWHVVATHKCIMLIDTRLMIMVRRGTEGSKFGIPL
- the LOC139830437 gene encoding uncharacterized protein, giving the protein MALVPHGGGAGGSAMPLFCPILTRDNYTVWAIKVEANLDVQGVWEAVVPEDSTVAVDPEKNKRARAYLLGALSEDILLQVSSKKMAAAIWECLKARFVGADRVKAARLSTLRGEFDRLIMADGEELDIYAGKIGCMATKFASLGGTLSDAQMVKKLLDTVPDSLFAAVAGIEQFCDVETICFDDVLGRLKAFQERTERRKAAVGGERRGDQLLLTAAQWEARRRQRGRGHDHNDIRSSVDSGARGRRGKCFGLWRSRPLFP